In the genome of Zygosaccharomyces rouxii strain CBS732 chromosome G complete sequence, the window AACAAACTTCTCGTTGACGCGCCAACAATACTTCTCGGTATATGGACAAAAGATGGAACGACAAATATTCTTAGTAAAAAATTAAGATTGCAGAAGATTGTAGAAGATTATAGTAATTGATCTCTCAGCAATAACATACAGCTAAGAGCATGGGATACCTTCATTTATTTGCTTAAGGCAATATTGTCCAGAAGTAAAGttttgttgaaaaagatgTGTATCCAAAACTAAAGGGATACTATGGAAAATCTTCAATCCATAAAACGCACGAAGGTCACAGTTGAGAAATAGGCTTGTCAATCCAGAATGTATATCTCAGGAATGCTCAGAAACCAGTTCCTTGTAAATTTATTTCCAGTTCTTTATGAAGATTTATTGCCTTGGACTGAAAGTTTGAAAATTCCAGATATTACAGCTAAATTATACTAGCTAAACTAAGAAAGAATAGTTGGATCGCCCTCTGACCAGATAATTTTGACATCCCAACTCTTTACTTTCCATAAGCCATCAGTATCGTCTTTGACCACTTCAAAAAAGTTCAAAGTACCATCAAATAGGCTTGGAGTATTAGATATATTACCTTCTCCTTGTCGATAATGTTGAGAAAGCACAGAAGCTGTAACAGAAGCCGTATTCCCCAGCAAGTTTATGCGAACATTACTAACATGATGTGTACAGTCTAGTTTGCAtaccttttca includes:
- a CDS encoding nuclear transport factor 2 family protein (similar to uniprot|Q2US70 Aspergillus oryzae AO090005000547 Predicted protein); amino-acid sequence: MSFPISLPFLSDREAIKDTIYRCVLSVDTADVELFDSGLLPNATLNFNNSELSGKQTIRTVFFEKVCKLDCTHHVSNVRINLLGNTASVTASVLSQHYRQGEGNISNTPSLFDGTLNFFEVVKDDTDGLWKVKSWDVKIIWSEGDPTILS